Proteins from one Sabethes cyaneus chromosome 2, idSabCyanKW18_F2, whole genome shotgun sequence genomic window:
- the LOC128733843 gene encoding protein inturned, translating to MNSGQRSSYNNRSLSEEIEDEQVWTDDQSNLSSECSHSSCDSRTYEWSPFIEGSTLLYIKFDLVYHAKPIVFDDDLFFRNEYKRLSIRKKENILSKFGHREKNKHKMFKVSIIDTIRKEQLNGLNKEIIISIAPKRNIVLKEVLPLSDTILGISTSLFPDGKKLMVNKIKDFSVFNRTKLVKSKDWIKSIDTEAVTVDNLESLLEGSTKIPTIVKITFFEMIEHDISNAIEIKITNLMDLIQSQETLFNKDDIQTMSSNDLIFSMIFISKEYTQNDELDVKFCYPTKENNLLFNSKGSFVTLHSIFSSSFGTRTEMTNLKVRNVLFYTTYNFFEDGILLFGFNSKYSAFFSVKQKSEQICRLLSILYSDCSAVFNLPVEQQTELMQLCELIRHSIKTNRSIDKFEKTFLEPHFVPLPKEIQLRIDDALGELEAMDYRNWNDELVDLFCDVTIIGCCLYYNQYLVCSHLNGSYLKDIEAVLKNFGIFEVICTTNIKNLAFWRKFYPRDYCECKFNETNDAYFLLVSIGHLLMIVILEVPIDTNHNRSLSRYVEEIQDMLEYFKSTGIEHLVRIWIESNRRPQCISTLVSKQECQTEERSTFRNHDEESNASSSIKNHALKDDGDNDHDDDDDSDWGQSIDSSQQSSNFDANEISDNRCKEFSELIPSMLTFGNENLLYYFVQLEVGDGLFLAPVLSSVQAKHDIIMNTFRKTCTLIHNTLQNTKKFRDLLSNDTKIGFNHRSLVAVKEQGMLMSVPKESNPNERIEFWVIGRLFNTPSRELYVCHRADAPQNMVELAFRICLTCAG from the exons ATGAATTCGGGCCAGCGATCTTCATATAACAACCGTAGCCTTTCAGAAGAAATTGAAGACGAACAg GTATGGACAGATGATCAATCTAATTTATCATCGGAATGCAGTCATAGTAGTTGTGATTCTCGTACATATGAGTGGAGCCCATTTATTGAGGGCAGTACATTGCTTTACATCAAGTTCGATTTGGTTTATCACGCGAAACCGATCGTTTTTGATGACGATCTATTTTTTCGCAATGAGTACAAACGCCTTTCAatcaggaaaaaagaaaacattctCTCCAAATTTGGACACCGCGAAAAAAATAAGCACAAAATGTTTAAGGTGAGCATCATTGATACAATTAGAAAAGAGCAGCTTAATGGACTGAATAAGGAGATTATTATCAGTATTGCGCCGAAAAGGAATATAGTTCTTAAAGAGGTGCTGCCATTATCCGATACTATTCTTGGCATTTCGACGTCGTTGTTTCCGGATGGTAAAAAATTAATGGTCAACAAAATTAAGGATTTTTCTGTGTTCAACCGTACTAAACTGGTCAAGTCTAAAGACTGGATCAAAAGCATTGATACCGAGGCAGTAACAGTAGACAATCTAGAATCTTTGCTTGAAGGATCAACTAAAATTCCTACGATTgtcaaaattactttttttgaaATGATTGAACATGATATCTCGAATGCTATAGaaatcaaaataacaaatttaatgGATCTCATTCAAAGCCAGGAAACTTTATTTAATAAAGACGACATTCAAACAATGAGTAGCAACGATTTGATTTTTAGCATGATCTTTATTTCGAAGGAGTATACCCAAAACGACGAATtagatgtcaaattttgttatcCTACCAAGGAGAACAATTTGCTGTTTAATTCAAAAGGAAGTTTCGTAACACTGCATTCTATTTTTAGTTCTTCTTTTGGGACAAGAACCGAAATGACTAACCTAAAGGTCCGCAATGTTCTCTTTTATACAACATATAATTTTTTCGAAGATGGAATTCTACTGTTTGGATTTAATTCGAAATATTCAGCATTTTTTTCTGTGAAACAGAAGAGTGAGCAGATAtgtcggttactaagcattttgTACTCTGACTGTTCAGCAGTTTTCAATTTACCGGTTGAGCAGCAAACCGAGCTAATGCAGCTATGTGAGTTGATACGTCATTCTATAAAAACCAATCGAAGCAtcgataaatttgaaaaaacatTCCTGGAACCGCATTTCGTGCCTCTACCAAAGGAAATACAGTTGCGCATTGATGATGCGCTGGGAGAGCTTGAAGCGATGGACTATCGCAACTGGAATGACGAACTAGTGGATTTATTCTGTGATGTAACCATAATTGGATGCTGCTTGTACTATAATCAGTATTTGGTCTGTTCGCATTTAAATGGTTCCTACCTAAAAGATATCGAGGCAGTATTAAAAAATTTTGGTATCTTCGAAGTTATTTGCACAACGAATATAAAAAATCTTGCTTTTTGGCGAAAATTTTACCCCCGCGACTATTGCGAATGTAAATTTAACGAAACGAATGATGCCTATTTTTTGTTAGTTTCAATCGGTCATTTGTTGATGATAGTCATTTTAGAGGTTCCCATCGATACAAACCATAATAGATCACTTTCGCGCTATGTAGAGGAAATACAGGACATGTTAGAGTATTTCAAATCAACAGGAATTGAACATCTAGTTCGAATCTGGATAGAATCAAACCGGCGACCACAATGCATTTCTACGTTAGTCTCCAAACAAGAATGTCAAACAGAAGAGCGATCTACGTTCCGTAATCATGACGAGGAATCGAACGCCTCGAGTTCAATTAAGAACCATGCATTAAAAGACGATGGTGataatgatcatgatgatgatgatgattcggATTGGGGCCAGAGCATTGATAGCAGCCAACAAAGCAGTAATTTTGATGCAAATGAAATTTCTGACAACCGCTGTAAGGAATTTTCGGAACTTATTCCTAGTATGCTAACCTTTGGCAACGAAAACTTGCTCTATTACTTTGTTCAGTTGGAAGTGGGTGACGGACTGTTTCTAGCTCCGGTTCTTAGTTCGGTTCAGGCAAAACATGATATAATTATGAATACATTTCGTAAAACATGTACATTGATACATAATACTTTACAAAACACTAAAAAGTTTCGTGATTTATTATCTAATGATACGAAAATCGGTTTTAATCATCGATCGTTAGTTGCTGTTAAAGAGCAAGGAATGCTGATGTCCGTACCAAAAGAGTCCAATCCAAATGAAAGAATTGAGTTTTGGGTAATAGGAAGACTCTTTAATACACCATCCCGAGAATTATACGTATGTCACCGTGCTGATGCCCCGCAAAACATGGTAGAATTAGCTTTCCGAATATGCCTAACTTGTGCGGGATAA
- the LOC128733845 gene encoding uncharacterized protein LOC128733845 isoform X3: protein MEYSNIDKTENLFSVFKMGLLDNILSHFNKIWDCIDTDEHLQVLEVLEADPRNDSVKKWRPTGKSAEEQVRPLVVNKLKWQIKYYKSQIQFQKEQLECAVAKTEAGRKRLADATARKEAITAAVTSELKDFKRIEAQIMDIDTKINNDLQA from the exons ATGGAATATAGTAACATCGATAAAACTGAAAATCTGTTTTCGGTTTTTAAAATGGGTCTTCTAGATAACATTCTTTCACATTTCAATAAAATATGGGATTGCATCGATACAGATGAACATTTACAAGTACTGGAAGTCCTAGAAGCCGATCCCAGAAATGACTCTGTCAAAAAATG GCGTCCCACTGGAAAATCTGCAGAGGAGCAGGTTCGTCCTTTAGTGGTTAATAAATTGAAGTGgcaaataaaatattacaaatCACAAATTCAGTTTCAGAAAGAGCAATTGGAG TGTGCTGTTGCAAAAACAGAAGCCGGACGTAAGCGTCTCGCCGATGCCACAGCGCGAAAGGAGGCTATCACGGCTGCCGTAACCAGCGAGCTCAAGGATTTCAAACGCATTGAAGCACAAATAATGGATATCGACACAAAAATAAACAACGATTTACAAGCATAA
- the LOC128733844 gene encoding lysM and putative peptidoglycan-binding domain-containing protein 3, with translation MKRQRVKHAEDRVYVDSHFETNDDIPMCEPKLESYGNWIEAQILPGDTLQAIALRFNCTIAELKKINKIDKDNEIFARRIIRVPITPHSLLLETIPKVHSSGNSSPKNAISLAQSSTAILENKANFDEKLIVAAVSSASYKNDAVNLVSNQNLEETNEISSKQPLLSGEYDDNVPQPRLLRLPANDFSCNGSDCDISWICLLVCILALCFVIPLIYVIYVAEHIEKYHHDNLINETSHHKT, from the exons ATGAAACGGCAAAG GGTCAAGCATGCAGAAGATCGTGTTTACGTGGATAGTCACTTTGAAACCAATGATGATATTCCAATGTGTGAACCTAAGCTTGAATCTTATGGAAATTGGATAGAAGCACAGATTTTACCGGGAGACACTCTGCAAGCTATCGCATTGCGATTTAATTGCACG ATCGCTGagctgaaaaaaataaacaaaatagatAAAGATAACGAGATATTCGCTCGAAGAATAATCAGAGTGCCAATTACACCCCATTCGTTATTGTTAGAAACGATACCTAAGGTTCACAGTAGTGGAAACAGTAGTCCGAAAAACGCAATCAGTTTGGCACAGAGCTCTACTGCCATACTTGAGAATAAGGCTAATTTTGACGAAAAACTAATAGTAGCTGCCGTAAGTAGTGCTTCATATAAAAATGATGCGGTCAATTTAGTTTCTAACCAAAATTTGGAAGAAACGAATGAGATATCATCTAAACAACCCTTGCTAAGTGGAGAATACGATGATAATGTACCGCAACCTCGTTTGTTACGATTACcagcaaacgatttttcttgcAATGGGTCAGACTGTGATATTTCATGGATTTGTTTGCTTGTATGTATTCTTGCGTTGTGTTTTGTAATTCCTTTAATTTATGTGATTTACGTTGCGGAGCATATCGAAAAGTATCATCACGATAATTTAATCAATGAAACGAGTCATCACAAAACGTGA
- the LOC128733845 gene encoding uncharacterized protein LOC128733845 isoform X2 has product MASNAVPSKYKQKFLDKYLELVNAIRIQHFMEYSNIDKTENLFSVFKMGLLDNILSHFNKIWDCIDTDEHLQVLEVLEADPRNDSVKKWRPTGKSAEEQVRPLVVNKLKWQIKYYKSQIQFQKEQLECAVAKTEAGRKRLADATARKEAITAAVTSELKDFKRIEAQIMDIDTKINNDLQA; this is encoded by the exons ATGGCGTCCAATGCCGTGCCGAGCAAATATAAACAGAAGTTTTTAGATAAATATTTGGAATTGGTTAACGCTATCAG GATACAACACTTTATGGAATATAGTAACATCGATAAAACTGAAAATCTGTTTTCGGTTTTTAAAATGGGTCTTCTAGATAACATTCTTTCACATTTCAATAAAATATGGGATTGCATCGATACAGATGAACATTTACAAGTACTGGAAGTCCTAGAAGCCGATCCCAGAAATGACTCTGTCAAAAAATG GCGTCCCACTGGAAAATCTGCAGAGGAGCAGGTTCGTCCTTTAGTGGTTAATAAATTGAAGTGgcaaataaaatattacaaatCACAAATTCAGTTTCAGAAAGAGCAATTGGAG TGTGCTGTTGCAAAAACAGAAGCCGGACGTAAGCGTCTCGCCGATGCCACAGCGCGAAAGGAGGCTATCACGGCTGCCGTAACCAGCGAGCTCAAGGATTTCAAACGCATTGAAGCACAAATAATGGATATCGACACAAAAATAAACAACGATTTACAAGCATAA
- the LOC128733841 gene encoding hillarin isoform X2 produces the protein MYRPNFYESTCLRCSEIVYQVDRVGPLKDFTFFHSGCFKCKKCGTKLTLKTYYNNQHNQDDKEVYCCSHVPKSGPGHFDQTSVGIRQALNVPKSTNYVNEQIRGHRNDSIDGLPRQTTPNGFNGIREGNSPPQSDPDYKYGRFDASALHIAHALKQTEIQKAYDKLREKPIDYYLAREEQAKLEMKHRKEEDDLYRKFARKREEEDKRMQSEIQDEWERELQRLAHKFEKEMTTLRRSREDQSMLTLKHEQQKEDLEKNMTIRKTKKKESLTRKLLEHERSETAALVDRQSSEMLELISARRSEYMQTESIFLDDEFTESTVPLEYPLVAPKPAPPALSKFQIYNDPIEFQDVDQIAITVAQEDQKTFTDLVRQLVGRCTSDIEKARTIFRWITVKNLNTMTFDDEVRGDTPMGLLRGIKYGTESYHVLFKRLCSYAGLHCVVIKGYSKSAGYQPGVKFQDSRFRNSWNAVYVAGAWRFVQCNWGARHLVNAKEAPKSGKGKNDSLRYEYDDHYFLTDPREFIYEFFPLQEDWQLLKRPIPLNEFENLPFVRSLFFRYGLHFADEGYGAVVFTDDTGAATVRIAMPSDMQGCLIFHYNLKFYDSEEDSYDGVSLKRFVMQSVISNIVAFRVHAPCSGAFLLDIFANAVTPQEYLTGEPMKFKSVCKFKICCEELQTVMVPLPDCASGEWGPTKATRLFGLIPITHQEPLIFAGRAIELQFRMSRPLTDFMATLHKNGIEEKKLSKYVQHNVIGDTVTFNISFPQEGQYGLDIYTREVGSITNNNNSSNEKHLLTHCCKYLINSSKRN, from the exons ATGTATCGTCCAAATTTTTACGAGTCTACCTGTCTACGGTGCAGTGAGATTGTCTATCAGGTGGATCGCGTGGGACCGTTGaaagattttacattttttcattCCGGTTGCTTCAAGTGTAAGAAATGCGGAACCAAGCTGACACTGAAAACCTATTACAACAACCAGCACAACCAGGATGATAAAGAG GTTTATTGTTGTTCGCATGTGCCGAAGAGTGGTCCAGGACATTTTGACCAGACTTCCGTTGGCATCCGGCAAGCATTGAATGTACCTAAGAGCACTAACTACGTCAACGAACAGATACGAGGTCATCGAAACGACAGTATTGATG GCCTACCGAGACAAACGACACCGAACGGTTTTAATGGAATCCGGGAAGGTAATTCACCACCACAGTCTGATCCCGACTACAAATATGGCCGCTTCGACGCCAGCGCATTGCACATTGCCCATGCGCTTAAGCAGACAGAAATTCAAAAGGCTTACGACAAACTGCGGGAGAAACCAATAGACTATTATTTG GCCCGAGAGGAACAAGCGAAGCTTGAAATGAAGCATCGAAAAGAGGAAGACGACCTATATAGGAAATTCGCAAGGAAACGCGAGGAAGAAGATAAACGAATGCAAAGTGAGATTCAG GATGAGTGGGAGCGCGAACTTCAGCGATTGGCACATAAGTTTGAGAAGGAGATGACCACTTTGCGACGTTCACGGGAAGATCAGAGCATGCTGACATTGAAACACGAGCAACAAAAAGAAGATCTAGAAAAGAACATGACGatacgaaaaacaaagaaaaaagaaagccTGACAAGGAAATTGCTAGAACATGAACGCTCAGAAACTGCAGCACTGGTGGATCGTCAATCAAGTGAAATGTTAGAGCTAATTAGCGCCCGACGCAGCGAGTACATGCAGACAGAAAGCATATTTCTCGATGACGAATTCACCGAAAGTACTGTTCCACTGGAATACCCATTGGTTGCCCCGAAACCAGCTCCTCCGGCTCTTAGCAAGTTTCAAATATACAATGATCCGATCGAGTTTCAGGATGTAGACCAGATCGCCATCACTGTTGCTCAAGAAGATCAGAAAACATTTACAGACCTTGTGCGCCAACTAGTCGGCCGATGTACGTCGGACATCGAAAAAGCGCGAACCATTTTCAGATGGATTACCGTAAAAAATCTTAACACGATGACATTTGATGATGAAGTTCGCGGGGATACTCCAATGGGACTTCTCCGAGGAATAAAATACGGAACTGAAAGTTACCATGTTTTATTCAAAAGATTATGCAG TTATGCTGGCCTGCATTGCGTAGTCATCAAAGGATACTCGAAAAGTGCTGGTTACCAACCGGGAGTTAAATTTCAAGATTCAAG GTTCCGAAACTCCTGGAACGCTGTCTATGTTGCTGGAGCATGGCGTTTCGTGCAATGCAACTGGGGTGCACGCCATCTGGTTAATGCGAAGGAAGCACCCAAAAGTGGAAAAGGCAAAAACGATAGCTTACGATATGAGTACGATGACCATTACTTCCTAACGGATCCGCGCGAGTTCATCTACGAGTTCTTTCCACTGCAGGAAGATTGGCAGCTATTGAAGCGACCAATTCCATTAAATGAATTCGAAAATCTGCCTTTCGTCCGATCGCTATTCTTCCGATATGGCTTGCATTTTGCAGATGAGGGATATGGTGCCGTAGTTTTCACAGATGATACAG GTGCAGCAACCGTGAGAATAGCAATGCCATCGGATATGCAAGGTTGCCTGATATTCCACTACAACCTAAAATTCTACGACAGTGAAGAAGATTCGTACGACGGAGTATCGCTGAAACGGTTTGTCATGCAGTCAGTCATAAGCAATATCGTTGCTTTCCGAGTGCATGCCCCTTGTTCGGGAGCTTTTCTGCTAGACATTTTTGCCAACGCGGTTACACCGCAAGAGTACCTGACTGGTGAGCCAATGAAGTTCAAGAGCGTGTGTAAATTCAAG ATTTGCTGCGAAGAACTACAAACGGTTATGGTTCCACTGCCAGATTGCGCTAGTGGAGAGTGGGGACCTACCAAAGCAACAAGACTTTTTGGGCTAATACCAATTACACACCAG GAACCTCTCATATTTGCTGGACGAGCAATCGAATTGCAATTCCGAATGTCTCGACCTCTAACAGACTTTATGGCGACGCTTCATAAAAACGGTATAGAAGAAAAGAAGCTATCCAAATACGTACAGCATAACGTGATAGGTGATACAGTTACGTTCAACATAAG CTTTCCACAGGAGGGCCAATATGGTTTAGATATTTACACTAGAGAAGTGGGATCGATTACAAACAATAATAATTCGTCAAACGAGAAGCATCTTTTAACGCACTGTTGCAAATATTTGATTAATTCATCAAAGCGAAACTGA
- the LOC128733841 gene encoding hillarin isoform X1: protein MYRPNFYESTCLRCSEIVYQVDRVGPLKDFTFFHSGCFKCKKCGTKLTLKTYYNNQHNQDDKEVYCCSHVPKSGPGHFDQTSVGIRQALNVPKSTNYVNEQIRGHRNDSIDGLPRQTTPNGFNGIREGNSPPQSDPDYKYGRFDASALHIAHALKQTEIQKAYDKLREKPIDYYLAREEQAKLEMKHRKEEDDLYRKFARKREEEDKRMQSEIQDEWERELQRLAHKFEKEMTTLRRSREDQSMLTLKHEQQKEDLEKNMTIRKTKKKESLTRKLLEHERSETAALVDRQSSEMLELISARRSEYMQTESIFLDDEFTESTVPLEYPLVAPKPAPPALSKFQIYNDPIEFQDVDQIAITVAQEDQKTFTDLVRQLVGRCTSDIEKARTIFRWITVKNLNTMTFDDEVRGDTPMGLLRGIKYGTESYHVLFKRLCSYAGLHCVVIKGYSKSAGYQPGVKFQDSSHPKNSRFRNSWNAVYVAGAWRFVQCNWGARHLVNAKEAPKSGKGKNDSLRYEYDDHYFLTDPREFIYEFFPLQEDWQLLKRPIPLNEFENLPFVRSLFFRYGLHFADEGYGAVVFTDDTGAATVRIAMPSDMQGCLIFHYNLKFYDSEEDSYDGVSLKRFVMQSVISNIVAFRVHAPCSGAFLLDIFANAVTPQEYLTGEPMKFKSVCKFKICCEELQTVMVPLPDCASGEWGPTKATRLFGLIPITHQEPLIFAGRAIELQFRMSRPLTDFMATLHKNGIEEKKLSKYVQHNVIGDTVTFNISFPQEGQYGLDIYTREVGSITNNNNSSNEKHLLTHCCKYLINSSKRN from the exons ATGTATCGTCCAAATTTTTACGAGTCTACCTGTCTACGGTGCAGTGAGATTGTCTATCAGGTGGATCGCGTGGGACCGTTGaaagattttacattttttcattCCGGTTGCTTCAAGTGTAAGAAATGCGGAACCAAGCTGACACTGAAAACCTATTACAACAACCAGCACAACCAGGATGATAAAGAG GTTTATTGTTGTTCGCATGTGCCGAAGAGTGGTCCAGGACATTTTGACCAGACTTCCGTTGGCATCCGGCAAGCATTGAATGTACCTAAGAGCACTAACTACGTCAACGAACAGATACGAGGTCATCGAAACGACAGTATTGATG GCCTACCGAGACAAACGACACCGAACGGTTTTAATGGAATCCGGGAAGGTAATTCACCACCACAGTCTGATCCCGACTACAAATATGGCCGCTTCGACGCCAGCGCATTGCACATTGCCCATGCGCTTAAGCAGACAGAAATTCAAAAGGCTTACGACAAACTGCGGGAGAAACCAATAGACTATTATTTG GCCCGAGAGGAACAAGCGAAGCTTGAAATGAAGCATCGAAAAGAGGAAGACGACCTATATAGGAAATTCGCAAGGAAACGCGAGGAAGAAGATAAACGAATGCAAAGTGAGATTCAG GATGAGTGGGAGCGCGAACTTCAGCGATTGGCACATAAGTTTGAGAAGGAGATGACCACTTTGCGACGTTCACGGGAAGATCAGAGCATGCTGACATTGAAACACGAGCAACAAAAAGAAGATCTAGAAAAGAACATGACGatacgaaaaacaaagaaaaaagaaagccTGACAAGGAAATTGCTAGAACATGAACGCTCAGAAACTGCAGCACTGGTGGATCGTCAATCAAGTGAAATGTTAGAGCTAATTAGCGCCCGACGCAGCGAGTACATGCAGACAGAAAGCATATTTCTCGATGACGAATTCACCGAAAGTACTGTTCCACTGGAATACCCATTGGTTGCCCCGAAACCAGCTCCTCCGGCTCTTAGCAAGTTTCAAATATACAATGATCCGATCGAGTTTCAGGATGTAGACCAGATCGCCATCACTGTTGCTCAAGAAGATCAGAAAACATTTACAGACCTTGTGCGCCAACTAGTCGGCCGATGTACGTCGGACATCGAAAAAGCGCGAACCATTTTCAGATGGATTACCGTAAAAAATCTTAACACGATGACATTTGATGATGAAGTTCGCGGGGATACTCCAATGGGACTTCTCCGAGGAATAAAATACGGAACTGAAAGTTACCATGTTTTATTCAAAAGATTATGCAG TTATGCTGGCCTGCATTGCGTAGTCATCAAAGGATACTCGAAAAGTGCTGGTTACCAACCGGGAGTTAAATTTCAAGATTCAAG TCACCCGAAAAATTCTAGGTTCCGAAACTCCTGGAACGCTGTCTATGTTGCTGGAGCATGGCGTTTCGTGCAATGCAACTGGGGTGCACGCCATCTGGTTAATGCGAAGGAAGCACCCAAAAGTGGAAAAGGCAAAAACGATAGCTTACGATATGAGTACGATGACCATTACTTCCTAACGGATCCGCGCGAGTTCATCTACGAGTTCTTTCCACTGCAGGAAGATTGGCAGCTATTGAAGCGACCAATTCCATTAAATGAATTCGAAAATCTGCCTTTCGTCCGATCGCTATTCTTCCGATATGGCTTGCATTTTGCAGATGAGGGATATGGTGCCGTAGTTTTCACAGATGATACAG GTGCAGCAACCGTGAGAATAGCAATGCCATCGGATATGCAAGGTTGCCTGATATTCCACTACAACCTAAAATTCTACGACAGTGAAGAAGATTCGTACGACGGAGTATCGCTGAAACGGTTTGTCATGCAGTCAGTCATAAGCAATATCGTTGCTTTCCGAGTGCATGCCCCTTGTTCGGGAGCTTTTCTGCTAGACATTTTTGCCAACGCGGTTACACCGCAAGAGTACCTGACTGGTGAGCCAATGAAGTTCAAGAGCGTGTGTAAATTCAAG ATTTGCTGCGAAGAACTACAAACGGTTATGGTTCCACTGCCAGATTGCGCTAGTGGAGAGTGGGGACCTACCAAAGCAACAAGACTTTTTGGGCTAATACCAATTACACACCAG GAACCTCTCATATTTGCTGGACGAGCAATCGAATTGCAATTCCGAATGTCTCGACCTCTAACAGACTTTATGGCGACGCTTCATAAAAACGGTATAGAAGAAAAGAAGCTATCCAAATACGTACAGCATAACGTGATAGGTGATACAGTTACGTTCAACATAAG CTTTCCACAGGAGGGCCAATATGGTTTAGATATTTACACTAGAGAAGTGGGATCGATTACAAACAATAATAATTCGTCAAACGAGAAGCATCTTTTAACGCACTGTTGCAAATATTTGATTAATTCATCAAAGCGAAACTGA
- the LOC128733845 gene encoding uncharacterized protein LOC128733845 isoform X1, with translation MLEMASNAVPSKYKQKFLDKYLELVNAIRIQHFMEYSNIDKTENLFSVFKMGLLDNILSHFNKIWDCIDTDEHLQVLEVLEADPRNDSVKKWRPTGKSAEEQVRPLVVNKLKWQIKYYKSQIQFQKEQLECAVAKTEAGRKRLADATARKEAITAAVTSELKDFKRIEAQIMDIDTKINNDLQA, from the exons ATGTTAGAAATGGCGTCCAATGCCGTGCCGAGCAAATATAAACAGAAGTTTTTAGATAAATATTTGGAATTGGTTAACGCTATCAG GATACAACACTTTATGGAATATAGTAACATCGATAAAACTGAAAATCTGTTTTCGGTTTTTAAAATGGGTCTTCTAGATAACATTCTTTCACATTTCAATAAAATATGGGATTGCATCGATACAGATGAACATTTACAAGTACTGGAAGTCCTAGAAGCCGATCCCAGAAATGACTCTGTCAAAAAATG GCGTCCCACTGGAAAATCTGCAGAGGAGCAGGTTCGTCCTTTAGTGGTTAATAAATTGAAGTGgcaaataaaatattacaaatCACAAATTCAGTTTCAGAAAGAGCAATTGGAG TGTGCTGTTGCAAAAACAGAAGCCGGACGTAAGCGTCTCGCCGATGCCACAGCGCGAAAGGAGGCTATCACGGCTGCCGTAACCAGCGAGCTCAAGGATTTCAAACGCATTGAAGCACAAATAATGGATATCGACACAAAAATAAACAACGATTTACAAGCATAA